In Elephas maximus indicus isolate mEleMax1 chromosome 7, mEleMax1 primary haplotype, whole genome shotgun sequence, the following proteins share a genomic window:
- the LOC126080669 gene encoding secretoglobin family 1D member 2-like: MHLPISLLPVTLALCCYEANALVCPSVVAESTTFLVGNPYDFKLLLESYDPPSEVVQAKLELKKCTDEMSLESRQLIVNTLLTASFIAEYFFPNCNQRPVAPNTTTHLFLPKTVDESLRSTKLVTDNLGT; encoded by the exons ATGCATCTGCCCATCTCTCTCTTGCCGGTCACTCTGGCCCTTTGCTGCTACGAGG cTAACGCCCTGGTTTGTCCATCTGTGGTGGCCGAATCAACAACCTTCTTAGTTGGTAATCCATATGACTTCAAGTTACTACTTGAATCATATGACCCACCTTCAGAAGTTGTTCAGGCTAAGCTGGAATTGAAGAAATGCACAGATGAGATGTCCTTAGAAAGCAGACAACTTATTGTGAATACATTG CTGACAGCCTCCTTCATTGCCGAGTACTTCTTCCCCAactgcaaccagagacctgtTGCTCCAAACACCACCACGCATCTCTTCCTGCCAAAGACTGTAGATGAGAGTCTTCGCAGCACAAAATTGGTGACTGACAACTTGGGCACCTGA